The following proteins come from a genomic window of Larimichthys crocea isolate SSNF chromosome III, L_crocea_2.0, whole genome shotgun sequence:
- the zbtb26 gene encoding zinc finger and BTB domain-containing protein 26 encodes MAQNQVILQFRFATFGDTMLQKMNLLRHQRRFCDVIVRINQLEVPGHKVVFAAGSSFLRDQFILQQDSREVQISMNQEAEVGRQLLLSCYTGQLEFPELELVHYLTVASFLQMGHIVEQCTQALSKFIKPLPARQLEMDVDMRREEGLSSQAQREQERSQVRTVHQEDEELEQVEDDNNGDDDDDDDEDDDDDDVIIQPKSPPQILGRRPRHSTMESDITIVKVESVSDVAENSITGHFPTSPPASLHSPEPQHSLINSTVDSRGSEMAVPPGVSGYPLSPPPPSPPAEKHSGHQRNYDKPLQWYHQCPKCARVFRQLENYANHLKMHKLFMCLLCGKTFTQKGNLHRHMRVHAGIKPFQCKICGKTFTQKCSLLDHLNLHSGDKPHRCNYCDMVFAHKPVLRKHLKQIHGKNSFDNANEGSLHDGGLDFDFSQI; translated from the coding sequence ATGGCCCAGAACCAGGTGATCCTGCAGTTCCGCTTCGCAACATTTGGAGACACCATGCTGCAGAAGATGAACCTCCTACGGCACCAGAGGCGCTTCTGCGATGTCATTGTACGCATCAACCAGTTGGAGGTCCCTGGTCACAAGGTAGTGTTTGCTGCAGGCTCCTCTTTCTTGAGGGACCAGTTCATCCTACAGCAGGACTCCAGGGAGGTCCAGATCTCCATGAACCAGGAGGCGGAGGTGGGCCGGCAGCTGCTGCTTTCCTGCTACACAGGTCAGCTTGAGTTCCCTGAGCTGGAGCTGGTGCATTATCTGACTGTGGCTAGCTTCCTCCAAATGGGCCACATTGTGGAGCAGTGCACTCAAGCTCTCAGCAAGTTCATCAAACCTCTGCCTGCACGGCAGCTAGAGATGGATGTGGatatgaggagagaggagggttTGTCCTCCCAGGCTCAGAGAGAACAAGAGCGTTCTCAGGTTCGGACTGTCCATCAGGAAGATGAGGAGTTGGAGCAGGTTGAGGATGACAACAAtggtgacgatgatgacgacgacgacgaagatgatgatgatgatgatgtgatcaTACAGCCTAAGTCTCCTCCACAGATCTTAGGCAGACGTCCAAGGCACAGTACGATGGAGAGTGACATCACTATAGTAAAAGTGGAGTCTGTGTCGGACGTAGCAGAAAACTCCATCACTGGCCACTTCCCCACCAGCCCACCTGCTTCCCTGCACTCCCCTGAGCCTCAGCACTCCCTCATCAACTCCACTGTGGACAGTCGTGGCAGTGAGATGGCGGTTCCACCCGGCGTGTCAGGATACCCGCTCAgtccccctcctccatctcctcctgcagagaaacataGCGGGCACCAGAGGAACTATGACAAACCTCTCCAGTGGTACCACCAGTGCCCGAAATGCGCCCGGGTCTTCCGTCAGCTGGAGAACTATGCCAACCACCTCAAGATGCACAAGCTGTTCATGTGCCTCCTGTGTGGCAAGACCTTCACGCAGAAGGGCAACCTGCACCGACACATGCGAGTTCACGCCGGCATCAAGCCCTTCCAGTGTAAAATCTGCGGTAAGACCTTCACCCAAAAGTGTTCTTTGCTGGATCACCTAAACCTACACAGTGGAGACAAGCCGCACCGCTGCAACTACTGCGACATGGTTTTCGCTCATAAACCAGTTCTCCGCAAGCACCTCAAACAGATCCATGGTAAAAACAGCTTTGACAACGCAAACGAAGGCAGCCTGCATGACGGAGGGCTGGACTTTGATTTTAGTCAAATCTGA